In Myxococcus stipitatus, the following are encoded in one genomic region:
- a CDS encoding putative metal-binding motif-containing protein encodes MRDFRVWVGGLLLVALTACQSKNVMEEPHGEELTGREDGGTRGDGGPGEDGGLWGDGGPGEDAGSGGDGGGQRPDSGVTEDGGSSPLACEKTRGVCAGAKRAWVDGAYESVCTARSYGADYEESESRCDGLDNDCDGVTDPAQSSRVTTLGAALIQSYVSSLRTEQGVFVAVPGTQGHVRVLRLGADLSVLGTSSVPFPRTLPDEGSGSLLKAQLVQTKEGLALFQAVQVSGASRLALSPLDGLGAPILGEDGKGVEYHLLDFSERVWRYRVATSPSDDRVLVLFAPDYQQGVPQHVKGLVTDSQGQVLTAPKVLFTSAEGDTPNLGSVLWLRNGDVLVAMHDEKPSLAGNTVRLRRFDVNLDPVGVERTFEMPSEPHPLLVDLGAARGGPVESPALVMRSRKAPAWTQEIQVVHDLFNGGLPTTWAEGLPGSVSWYGALADEGVLRLAWISEFKDHQAPPPGGDDWLGWNGRLWTQDEGHAAVDRTAGPAYLPLHRYAQWVLMEKLEPKRVGALYMTTTPEEGSSLDGVRYCVP; translated from the coding sequence ATGCGAGATTTTCGTGTCTGGGTCGGGGGCCTGCTGTTGGTGGCGCTGACGGCCTGTCAGTCCAAGAATGTGATGGAGGAGCCTCATGGTGAGGAATTGACGGGTCGGGAGGATGGGGGCACGCGGGGGGATGGGGGGCCTGGTGAGGACGGGGGCTTGTGGGGCGATGGGGGGCCTGGTGAGGACGCGGGCTCGGGCGGAGATGGCGGAGGTCAGCGCCCAGACAGTGGAGTCACGGAGGACGGTGGGAGTTCACCGCTGGCCTGTGAGAAGACCCGAGGTGTCTGCGCGGGGGCGAAGCGGGCGTGGGTGGATGGGGCGTACGAATCTGTCTGCACCGCGCGCTCGTATGGTGCGGACTACGAAGAGTCCGAGTCGCGCTGTGACGGGCTCGACAATGATTGTGATGGGGTGACGGACCCGGCTCAATCGTCGCGCGTCACCACGCTGGGCGCGGCGCTCATCCAATCCTATGTCTCCAGCCTCCGGACGGAGCAGGGCGTGTTCGTGGCCGTACCTGGCACCCAGGGCCACGTGCGAGTCCTGCGGTTGGGTGCGGACCTGTCGGTCCTGGGGACCTCGAGTGTTCCGTTTCCGCGAACACTCCCTGACGAGGGCTCCGGGTCGCTGTTGAAAGCTCAGCTGGTACAAACGAAGGAGGGGCTTGCCTTGTTCCAGGCGGTTCAGGTGTCCGGAGCATCCCGGCTGGCCTTGAGCCCCCTGGATGGCCTGGGCGCTCCGATTCTGGGAGAGGACGGCAAGGGGGTGGAGTACCACCTCCTCGATTTTTCCGAGCGGGTGTGGAGGTATCGCGTGGCGACGTCTCCGTCGGACGACCGCGTGCTGGTTCTCTTTGCTCCGGACTATCAGCAAGGAGTGCCACAGCACGTGAAGGGACTGGTGACCGACTCTCAGGGGCAGGTGCTCACCGCGCCCAAGGTCCTCTTCACGAGCGCGGAGGGCGACACGCCGAATCTGGGAAGTGTCCTCTGGCTGCGCAACGGGGATGTCCTGGTCGCCATGCACGACGAAAAGCCCTCGCTCGCGGGGAACACCGTGCGACTGCGCCGCTTCGACGTGAACCTGGACCCCGTCGGTGTCGAGCGGACCTTCGAGATGCCTTCGGAGCCCCATCCCTTGTTGGTGGACCTGGGGGCCGCTCGAGGAGGCCCCGTGGAGTCGCCCGCGCTGGTGATGCGGTCGCGCAAGGCTCCGGCCTGGACCCAGGAGATTCAGGTGGTCCACGACCTCTTCAACGGCGGGTTGCCCACGACGTGGGCCGAAGGACTCCCGGGGTCGGTCTCCTGGTACGGCGCGCTCGCGGACGAGGGCGTGCTGCGGCTGGCGTGGATCTCCGAGTTCAAGGACCACCAGGCGCCGCCGCCCGGTGGAGACGACTGGCTTGGATGGAACGGGCGGCTGTGGACGCAGGACGAAGGCCACGCCGCCGTGGACCGGACTGCAGGGCCCGCGTACCTGCCCCTCCACCGCTATGCGCAGTGGGTCCTGATGGAGAAGCTCGAGCCCAAGCGCGTGGGCGCGCTCTACATGACGACCACGCCGGAGGAGGGCAGCTCCCTCGACGGCGTGCGCTACTGCGTGCCCTGA
- a CDS encoding ABC transporter ATP-binding protein, whose amino-acid sequence MSNAGGKAQAKLAIEVKGLHKSFGDNEALRGVDLEVPEGTTCVLMGVSGSGKSVLMKHIMGLLKPDRGTVLVNGQEVARMDEAALNQMRRDQGVLFQANALFDSLNVYDNVAFPLRERTRMSEAEIRETVNKTLAMVGLSHATTRFPGELSGGMQKRVGFARAAILQPKILLYDDPTAGLDPLTTASVNEIIFTGKQQLGATSLVITPDVASAFGMADNLALMHEGRVVEYGPPDSFRESQHPAVKAFLHNWLRRRSQKGRAAATG is encoded by the coding sequence CACAAGTCCTTCGGCGACAACGAGGCGCTGCGAGGCGTGGACCTCGAGGTGCCCGAGGGCACCACCTGCGTGCTGATGGGGGTGTCGGGCTCCGGCAAGTCCGTGTTGATGAAGCACATCATGGGACTGTTGAAGCCGGACCGAGGCACGGTGCTCGTGAATGGCCAGGAGGTGGCCCGGATGGACGAGGCCGCGCTCAACCAGATGCGCCGCGACCAGGGCGTCTTGTTCCAGGCCAACGCGCTGTTCGACTCGCTCAACGTCTACGACAACGTGGCCTTCCCGCTGCGCGAGCGCACGCGCATGTCGGAGGCCGAGATTCGCGAGACGGTGAACAAGACGCTGGCGATGGTGGGCCTGTCGCATGCCACCACGCGTTTTCCGGGCGAGCTCTCCGGAGGCATGCAGAAGCGCGTGGGCTTCGCGCGCGCCGCCATCCTCCAGCCGAAAATCCTCCTCTACGACGACCCCACGGCCGGCCTGGACCCGCTCACCACCGCGTCCGTGAACGAAATCATCTTCACCGGCAAGCAGCAGCTGGGCGCCACGTCGCTGGTGATTACGCCGGATGTGGCCTCCGCCTTCGGCATGGCGGACAACCTCGCGCTGATGCACGAGGGCCGCGTCGTCGAGTACGGCCCTCCGGATTCGTTCCGCGAGTCGCAGCACCCCGCCGTGAAGGCGTTCCTGCACAACTGGCTGCGGCGGCGCTCCCAGAAGGGCCGCGCCGCCGCCACGGGCTGA
- a CDS encoding AraC family transcriptional regulator, with protein MSSPATVLTSWALTLHRTLELRGVDARSLFVKAGLDPALLGDANARYPQEGMTRLWRLAVENSADPAIGLQMARHVAPTTFHAVGYRLNASSTLREAFERLVHAVALVSDGLRPAFTRDGDCYQVLLYDGGGGPHLCEEETDAVAYLLVRFCRVMYRRELSPREVLLRRAAPADLTPYEKLFRCKLTFGAGADVLVYERLPFEVTLPGANPELARINDELIVRHLARQAGQDVVARVRAMLLELLPQGEPSQEKVAERLHMSSRSLQRKLVESGSGFRELLAETRRTQALSYLSEPGRSVSEIAYLLGFSDVSTFTRAFRRWTGQPPSRFGAPARARSGS; from the coding sequence ATGAGCTCTCCGGCGACCGTTTTGACGAGCTGGGCTCTCACGCTCCACCGCACGCTGGAGCTGCGCGGAGTGGATGCCCGGTCATTGTTCGTGAAGGCGGGCTTGGACCCGGCGCTCCTGGGCGACGCCAACGCGCGCTATCCCCAAGAGGGGATGACCCGGTTGTGGCGGTTGGCGGTGGAAAATTCGGCGGACCCCGCCATCGGGCTGCAGATGGCCCGGCACGTCGCGCCGACCACGTTCCATGCGGTGGGCTACCGGCTCAACGCCTCCAGCACGCTGCGCGAGGCATTCGAGCGGCTGGTGCACGCGGTGGCGCTGGTGTCGGACGGACTGCGTCCGGCCTTCACCCGGGATGGGGATTGCTATCAGGTGCTCCTCTACGACGGTGGCGGCGGACCTCATCTGTGTGAGGAGGAGACGGACGCGGTGGCGTACCTCCTGGTGCGCTTCTGCCGGGTGATGTACCGGCGGGAGCTGTCGCCGCGAGAGGTGCTGCTGCGCCGCGCGGCGCCCGCGGACCTGACGCCCTACGAGAAGTTGTTCCGATGCAAGCTGACGTTCGGCGCGGGCGCGGACGTGCTCGTGTACGAGCGCCTTCCCTTCGAGGTCACCCTTCCCGGCGCCAATCCGGAGCTGGCGCGCATCAATGACGAGCTCATCGTCCGGCACCTGGCGCGGCAGGCGGGGCAGGACGTGGTGGCGCGGGTGCGCGCGATGTTGCTGGAGCTGTTGCCCCAGGGCGAGCCCTCGCAGGAGAAGGTGGCGGAGCGGCTGCACATGAGCTCGCGCAGCCTCCAGCGCAAGCTGGTGGAGTCGGGCTCGGGGTTCCGGGAGCTGCTCGCGGAGACCCGGCGCACCCAGGCCCTGTCGTATCTCTCCGAGCCGGGGCGCTCGGTGAGCGAAATCGCGTACCTGTTGGGCTTCTCGGACGTGAGCACGTTCACCCGCGCGTTCCGGCGATGGACGGGCCAGCCGCCCAGCCGCTTCGGTGCGCCGGCGAGGGCTCGCTCGGGTTCGTGA